GTTTAGCACCAAATCTTTTATATAATGGCTAAATGCTGATATAGCTTTGAAtttttaggtacctagttaaatattaaaatctttttacttatgaaacaaaaactaaacaaattcAGTTTGACCTTAAAAACACTTTagcaatataattttattgaagtCATAATCATATATAAATAACAGGTCCCatatatatttacttttataattaGCAAACCTATTCATATATTTTGACCGCATAcctattatacatacattattgATTTTTGGTGATAAATTCAAGGATTaagttgtatatttatttgatttcacgtgttaatgaaaattattgtgttttatttatcatatttgTTGATTCAATTTCGACATCACTTGTGGGTAGGTACTTCTCTGAGTTTCTGTTTATTAAGGGGCAACTGAGTGAACTACCCGTCGCCGTCGTCAGGTCAATGCACTTAGCACTgagcaaattttattttatggggCTATTCTGAAATAGCAAAAAAGCACCAAAATATATGTCACTGACAAAGTTCTAGCTAAGTAtgttgtaaattataatttataatgtagGCAAGTTGAGTAACTATCTACTagctaaatataatattgttacagaaatataatgaatattctatgaaatttattaaaataagtatacttttttaagtattaatgGTATTTTTTACGGccaaatatgtaagtaatgtTTCACTTTCACTAAACTCGGCAAAGCAGGTACGGTCAACAAAAGccataaagtaaataaattcaaaagtcaaagtcaaatgtttttattcatcgtataaatatcaaattttctgatgaacgtcaatttttacaaaccaCTCTCCGTTTGGAtaaggggctctttctgtcttagGAGAAACAACTAGTAATAGTATATATCTAAGTAGTAGTATCCATCCACACCATTATAACTTGTGACTGGTAGAGCTTGTGTAAATCGATTACATATCCTGCAATTAAttttcttagcgtgtcggtgaggTCTAGGGGTGGAGGGAaagattggccagtcagattagcgtcactaactacagtcgtcgaaatataataggcccgtttggacagctactggatgaaatacataaaaagccacataatctggcttattttTTAACGGCTGAAAGAAACAAGAACTtttaaagcaccaaaagttacttattgtttagattttttatgatttagatttgacaccagctgtcatctCATATTctcttatatttcgacgactgtagggCAGATTTTTTATACTTGATATAcaagtagtaggtacctaaatccCGTcctttgctgactgtaccccTCCTTTGACATTTGACATCAAAGTGTTGTATAACCGTTAACGCACATTCActatgagccgttttccttgacagctgtcagttgagcttttgggtaagagGATAGATGGCGTAAAAACGCAGTGTatcaactgtcaaaaattacatagagagcaaagagtactaaactcagaataagaactcaaactcaaactatctcaaaagagtcactatctcaagtgcactaactctacagtatcaagggaggaggagcaaatagctcaactacaactcaattaatacaggagaaacacaaggaaactgagaaaacttgaaaagaacggctgtacgcacaatcgcactgaacgctgaagcaacagtgacatcgacatcatagagaaaataatactacaattctacctacctacgtcactttcacatttcgttagcctcacagaataacatattgtgatctgagtgtgttctgagggtttgaaagttggtacaaccccagacaacgccatctatttctccaaaaaggaacttttttttttttttaacaaacgcctcattgcACATTGCATCAAGCTCAATCAATGttgttcaaataaatatagtgACAGGTGGTAACCTGTAACGTTCACTtacttagttaagtacttatacctaataatattattataaaatgtgtcGAAAAATCAACACAGCATTCATATCTCATAGAGTGCTAAATGTAGGTATGCAATATTGCAATAAGCTGTTAGTAGGATGCTATTGCATAGGTGATTATGATTAAGTACAATTTATTCGTTAGTAATACGTTTAAGCTTAGATAGTTAAGTATTAAGTAGGGACATGATAAAGTTTGGCTATAGGAATGGAATCtaataaacctaaaaatatacctacgtttgtcacatacactcacgggcaatgaaaaagttccactcacaaaatgaaGACATCAAACGACcccatttatttcaaagatttaatttaaaatttaaacaaaatattaccgttttagttggtaataccctgatgctctgttaaatatacttcaatgttgcagaagtcGTCATTTAGcaagccttttccgtttaggaataagttggtgcttttctcagtggaaccttttcattgcccgtgagtgtagatTCGTGCTATGGAtagtttgaatttttttatgtttcacTCATTAATGTGTCTTggttatataattattttattctactCTGCAAGCATGTGTAAAcgtatcaaataaaataaacctgATTATACTTAAGGCTGTCACAACGGACCTATGACCTCCcaagagtacctacctaactaccaAACGACCGAACGCACTCcactaaaaaaacttattaccATATCGGTTTTTTGTCGGagaaaaatagtttttacaaacatttcgtattttaaattattaattatgcaAATGAGTTTATTTTCTCAGGTTACCTACCTCAGATACAAATTGGGATTAATTTATGCGTAAAAATTTGGtacctaaatacctaaattTGGAATAAGATTTcacatagaaataaaaaaaaccctgAGCGCGCCGTGCCCGCGCAGGATCGACTTTTTGCAGAACAGCTGATGATCTGGCCGATTTTTCTTTATTCtaatttattaagaaaatacctataaattaataaatttaaaaataaaaaattctaGTGACGTATGCGTTGCTGTGTTACAATTGCAATGTAATGAATAGGTTCTATTTTCCTTCCACAAAAACATCGTCAGTCGTTCACCGATTTTCGGTCATGCTCCTGCACCcttaaatttcaaaattcataGATATAATCTTCATCTAGTTACATTCATAAGAGATTTCTATCTGGTCACAGTTTCACGACAGTTTAAGTTCAGGCCATTTCGAATTCGAATAGATAGATGCCCTTTTATCCAAACTTCGATGGTTATTGAACAGAAGGACTTGACCTTAAGAGGCTCAGTAGCGACATCTAGTGAGTGACATTCACGATGGTTATAGTAACTATGTGAACGCGACATTAAAGATATCACGAAGTGGGTGTGTAGTCTAAGACTAACCAAAGtatctgatggatcgtatcagaaatgaggttatccgtcagaggactaaggttaccgacatagctgtcaaaatatgcaagctgaagtggcagtgggctggtcatatctgccgaagaaccgataaccgttggggtagacgagttctcgagtggaggcCACGatcaggcaaacgcagcgtgggacgccctcctgcccgcaggactgacgaccttaggcgggtggcgggtagtggttggatgaggaaggccgaggaccgagtgttgtggagctccttgggagaggcctatgtccagcagtggatgattattggctgatgatgatgataatacgAATTAGAGAGAGTGTCAGTGCATAAGAAAGGCCTCGACAATAAACACCCCTCGTCTACCACCGAGGTCTTATTTTGATtggttcggttagaagatttgtgactttcattggtaactagttacttgGTTGTTATTAGGGGGAACTTAAAACGGTGTGACAGTAAgtaagtttttgttttgttaattttgttattgtatgtGGCTTCGCACTGTCGTGCAGGAGGCAGCCGCCCTCGGCATGAGCTGGCACGAAGTCGAAGGCGTGGCACAGGACCGGTCAGAGTGGAAATCAacacttcgagccctatgtccctgattagggatcccaggacctgatgatgattgtatgtgacacacatCATCACCATCTGGTTCGTATATCGTTGTTCTAAGCATCACATGGTGCTTATTAAGCTTATACGGCTGCCTGTGCCTAACCTAAGCACAGAACACATCTTAGTAACCGAAGCCACTTCACAATCTAAAAATTCTTCGCTATTATTCTGGGACTCTATGGAGTTAAACCTTTGAATATTTAACTAATACGTAATTACTGAAtcggctacataaaaaaaaaacgtactTACTAAGTAGCGTATACTTTTGACGACTGGCAAAATGTCGAGGGTTAATAAAAATCATGGGGTTATTATAACTTACTgcaaaactgaaaataaacgTGTCTTACAAATTTGTAAAGTGAAGTTATCAATTACCTAACCCGCAAGAAATTAAACAAAGACCCCGATTCAAACCCGCGATCTTTAGGACGAGCAGTCGACATTCACTCGCCACACCACCtcatcattaatttatttagtttagttaAAAAAGCCATTTGACCTTTCGTAGTGTTGGTAGGTACTTGAATTTATTACGATCATCGATTCAATAAACTAATgcaatcgttttttttttcttgattTGTCTGACCTgacaacatatttttataaggcTGAACTTAAGTATTTTGTGAAGCGATTTGTTGATGGTTAGACATTCGTTGTGAAATAACCAAATTATGTTGATCTAACTGAGGTTGGCTTAAAAGACATTTTGTCAAATCTTGATCGACTGAAAAATCGTTCCTCGGTTTAGACAGTAACCTCCCCTTTATCTGCCTTAATCGGtaggttatttatttattgatgagCTCGCTGCTATAGCTAATATTCAACTAATAATTTAAGTAGTTatgtagttacctacctattgcaTATTCATAGATATATCgatggtttttattttacacaacATCTATTTTTGATCCTTGACAAAAGTAATTCGGAgcgtaaattataataaatattcaataaaCAACATAACATTTCGTCATTTagttaacatttttttatgatttaagtataaattattgtataaatatttcttcGGTTAAACACAGTAGCCCTTTTTTAAAACTGccttaagtacctaggtatgttacgaccccactgctggggcacgggtctccttccaatgaagcaAGGGTTTtaagcctagtccaccacgttggcctagtgcgggttggtggaccccaacacaagcaagctagTTAGTTCTAAGAGAGttgagagttgtcgggtaagtgggcaacccgactgtcaggaTGTTTTCAAGTTGCccgactaggcttaacgactgctgccgaagcagcaaacGGGGACGCACGGCTTATCTATGTACAGTCCAAGTCAGTCAGTCATGTCATGACAAtgaagagtgcgattttgctaagacttcttataattatcatttatttcaaaaatatcaaaaaatatttatttaaacaccatagaatttaaaaaaagttagtaggtacaaataaataattttaggaaattaaataaaagggTGATAGGTTATAAATTATCGAAATTCGGTGGCTTCCACACTAGGCTCAGCCTGTGTCGTGGATGCCAGTGTACAtggttacaaataaaatgattaactaagtaggtagtttttagtagtaggtaatttaattgcattttaaaaataaaataccgtttaggtatggctttttaacgaatttgtcctttaataaatttaaaacatcgatGAAATACGGTCTGTAACAATTAGCTagaatccacttccgttttcaggactttatagttttactgtatcTCCTTGTATCTATTTTCCAGGTGCTGTCCTCAACCTGTGTCGTGCTCGGCCAGCAGTCGGACGACATCATCAGGAACGACTTCGAGGGGCCCAACCCCGATGGGTCCTACAAGTGGGCGCTGCAGACTGGTGAATATCTAGCCAAGACAAGACTATGATACTTACAGAATActtacccatattacaggctctgcctagcttgtgTTGGAAtggtcgtgtgtgagatgtcttCACTGCTCCCACTAGTAATGTTGTCGATAGTTACCTACTGAAGGCATATCTGTACTTATATGAAATggatctgccccggccggggatTGAACCCGTGACCTTCGgtatagcagtcagggtcactagaCCTATGAAGGTGGTGTAGTACCATCCAGTCGTATTATCCTCATCACCCTCATAGGCCGTGTCCACGATGCCAGGGGGCGGATTGGGGAGTGGCGCGTCTTGATGACTAGTTACTTCCCTCAACATTAGATATTTTTACTACGGAAGGGCTAAGAAAATTCCCacaacgctaactttgcaacagtTTTACctgtttaaataacaaaagatAGAAGGAGGGCTACCCTATATGAATGAAGAAGAATAACACTTACCAAGTCAGTGTCGGAGATTACAACAAAAATAACTAAgtaactattctattctatttccCCGAAAAATCCATAAGTAGCTACCTACTTTTATCTTGATGGCTTTCATTTCTATTGCAAAGTTACTGCTGTTGGACTTGGACCTCACCTAACCCCTCGTTCCCCAGAAGGAGGCATCTTCCACGAGCAGCGCGGCTCGCAGGCGCCCCCTGGCGGCGCGGGGGAGGTGGTCGAGGGACAGTACCAGTACACCGCGCCGGATGGTCAGGTAAACCACCCTATTACCGGCATGGCTGACTTCGCTTCTCGTTGcaaattttttttgtcaactgttttaaaataaagtttttttttaataatgtttaaaagttgGTTAACAATGCCACAGAACCTAGATATAACGAGacgtgataaaaaaaacaacttgaCCTGTGGGCCGTGCGGCGAATAATGCTTTATCAAGCCTTGCTCACAATGTAAAACCtttacctgtagttacctgtattcaaatcaaatcaaatcaaatcatttatttgtttaacacAGGTTAATGGTAAGGTggtaaatattaacaaagttCCGCTATGCTATGCCACAGGgcgtacaaatattttaaagattaAAGTCCATGCTACATATGACATGCAATAACTAGAaagataaaagaaaaaatacatataaaaatttgagccaaataataatattgttgcaaaaaaaatgatataaaaataaatataaaaaaaaaacctaatgaACTCATTAATAAGTTTGTCaatgtgtgtgcgtgtgtctATGTCAAGAATGATTATATATTAAATTCgtctaattaaattaaaatggtgataagtaataaaattatttgttttaaaattagtaaatgtCAACAAGGAATTCATTTATAGAATAATATGCTTTATtgataagatatttttttagtttaagtttaaacGCATTGAGATCATCAATCTGTCGTATGGTATTtgggattttattataaattgcgGGTGCCATtccgaaaatatttttactgaaCTTGGCCGTTTTGTGTCCAATATTGCAGATTCTGTCACCGTAGCGCTGACTTTTGAATCGTTCAAAGAGATTGGGGTTCGACTTTACAAATGCGGCTACTTAATACACATAAAGAGAcggaaatgtaaataaattataatttttaaaatacgttCTGCAGCTATCTGTGCGTTTAAGCTTGAAAATTGCACGAATGCATCGTTTTTGTGATTTAAACACTACATCCCTGTTAACAGTGTTTCCCCAAAAGATTAAGGAAAATCGTAATAGAGCCTCAACGTTACCTTTGTAGGCGATTAAAACTGTCTCTTTATTCGCAACTTTACCTAATTTGTGTAAAGCATAAGAGAATTggcttaatttttttgtgaCATGTTCAGAGTGAGATCTCCACGACAAATCACTATCTATGTACAGACCAAGGAATTTGGTAATATTAGTAtgttctattttattattattatatttaatgtcaatatttaaaatgtcTGAATTATTTGGATTAAATgtcattattttagttttttctaaATTTGCCAATAGACTGTTATCATCTAGCCAATGTATTATGTCCTGAAGGGTTAGGTTAATTTCATTTTCTAatgatgaaatattatttGCCGAAAATACCACTGTGCTGTCATCAGCGAATAGTACTACAGGATGCTCTGTTATTTTGGGAAGATCATTGATGTAGATTATAAAGAGAAGTGGTCCCAGTACACTACCCTGAGGTACGCCATATTGAACGGTTCGAGCACGTGAGAAGTGAGAGAGTTCACTTTTTGCGTTATAGCACATTCTATCAATTTGTGTTATTTGGACACGGTTCGTcaaatatgattttattagAGAAAGCACATTACCTCTAATGCCATATTTTTCTAGCTTTAACAGAAGTATATTGTAATCAACATGATCGAATGCTTTAGTTAAGTCCATGTAGAGGGCTGCTACTGgaatttttttatctatttttcttattatatTCAAGAGAAAGTCATAGATTgccatatttattgttttttctgTCTGAAACCTTTTTGCTGTGGAGCCAACAGATTAAATTTTTCTAAGTATGAATAGAGACTATTATAAATGaccttttcaaatattttagaaaatataggtattagtGCAATAGGTCTGTAGAAATTCATATTTTCTCTGTCTTCCTTTTTGAATAAGGGTTTTATGATAGaaacttttaatttgtttggGTATTTACCCTGTTCTATGCAAAGGTTTATGATGTGACTTAAAATTGGGGCGATAATATCAGCGACAGATTTTATTACATGAGTTGTAATACCGTATTTTACACAAATAGCATTGCCAGAGCATAGTGTGTgatagtttattataaaacctAGAACGACTCTTCAATATGAAACATGACTTGAATATGAAACATCTTTATTTTAGATATAAATCTTTCTTTGCAGATAATCCGGCTCCTATACAAAGCGGACGAGACCGGCTTCCACCCGGTCGGGGACCACCTCCCCACCCCGCCCCCCATCCCCCCCGCGATCCAGCGCGCGCTGGACTACCTCGCCTCGCTGCCGCCAAGGGCAGACAACGATTATAACTACTAAGGACAGAAAggagataaaaaaatatgttttaaaaaaaattataactagtAGGGACAGAGAGGGGATATTTTTTGAGACTATAGTTAAAGACAATTGACAATAATCGGTACCTtaagccccagtttcaccatactctgttagatcaaaACAGGGAATTAGTTGACTTCTAACACATCTgccaagaatttaatatggagatgacgtataattgatgacattacaatgtaacagggctgtaattttattatcagAGTGGAACTTTATCAACTACCTATGTATAGAAGTTGGGGGTGGACGTAAAAAGGCCTCGCATATTTCTCCATCTACCTATGTGACAAAATAATGCTTGCATGCATGCTTTCATTGTTCATATTTGAATCCCAACATTGTGAAAAAGACTAGTAAAACATCAAAAAGTGTAGCAATAAAAAGTAGGGTCATTGAGCCTGTTCGCGGCCCTGTGacttatctttttttaatgtCATATTGAGATTGTTTCCTAACtgcatatttaaaataattaagtacttaactatgtaaattacctatcttttggatattgtaaaattacGTTCAGTACCATCTAAGAATAATACTCGGTCCATGACCTACAAGTGTCATAAAatagtatgtaagtaaatagttttgtataaaaattcaGCGAACGGAGATAGTGTAAGATGTACCTACCAGTgatcaaaattttaatattgaaacGATAGTATTTTAAGGccagtaaataattttaagaaaaaatgtttttttttatttaaaaaagttgtagCTTCTTTGGTTTGCTACTGCTCCGATTTGGCAGCAAAGAAGGGAATAAAAGTAAAGGCCAGATTTTGTCCTTCAATCCTTATCCGACTATAATCAGAGTAGTGGAGAATCTTATTAGTACGTTTGGGAGTTTTTAAATTGGAtcggtaaataaatatagccGTACCGGAGCAGTGGATAATGGTCCTAAAAGTGTAAAGAGAACAATAAGTAAGCTTAATGTGTGATTGTAAATATTTGTGCAAATAAATTCTATGAGCACCGTgcactatttttattttaggtaagtTTTTTTCGAACCCTGTGTATAATTTGATACCTtctgttaaattttaaaagggATCAAAAATAACTACATAACCCAGGACAATTGAGGGCATATGCCATCGTAATACACttggtttatttttttaggcaaatattatttatttatttattttaattatgtccgattaaaattttattcgccTAACAgtttactaaataaattatccaGGACCTGATGATAAATCCTTACgattaacaaataaaacattaagtaggtatttctaaAGACAGAAggtatttattcattttaacaaacaacatacatacataacttaaaacataatatgAATAGGTTTATCAAGTCAAGATTTGCTTGTAAGATCATTTTGTTtccataaaatacataaaacaatATAAGTCAATAATCacaatctttttttaatatcacaacaggtaattatttaagaaatattatgCGTGAACATTAGGATACCCACTGCACCACAtcacttaattatttaattttaagatgACTAAACTTTAACTCAAGCTAAGCTAAAAATCATTGTCTCTAAAAGTTCAGTGTTTTGTTGTTGGAAGAACTCTGATGAGTGTAGGTACTTGCCACgtctaaatataataaaaataaatatgcgTCATCAATaagttgattaaaaattacacaaatttcattcaaaaaaCGACGGCTAACCCATCAATAAGGCTCAGGTTAAATTTGAGTTAAACAGTTaaagttgaaaaaaatggtgcaaatggtaaaaaaaataattcataaacTAGTGAAATTTGATTATTGTGcttaactatacctataatacataacataaataatttcatataagGACTAGAATGATTTAAGTTGTAAAAACTGTTAATATGCATAGGGTGATTTTGATACAAATAATAGAGAGTGAGTAGTTACATAATCCAGAAAAGTTATTGGGGTTTTATTCTGTTTTAAGAGTACTTTAATCCCCTTTGTCTACACAATATCTGAGCTACTTTTCAACTGCGAAACATTACTAAAACACATTTAATTCAACTGTTTCAACTTTCCTCTACCCACTACATAATCTATGAATGAACGGCTTACGACTAAAACTACGTTATCAACAACATTCAAATTTATAAATGACCTCCCGTCTGAGTTTAACATTCAATATCCATAGGTAGGAGGAGCTTTAACAATCATCAAACAGCTATTTAATTCAGTAAAAAAACACCCTAGAAAGGAGCGAAAGATGGCGTCGGATGAGGTTTAAATTTGAAAGAATTCAGTAAGTTGCCATCGCCTGtcgttgtaaaaaaaactttcgcTTCCGTCTAGGGCGGAATTATACTCAATCACCCTATAAAAGTTCAATTCGATAGTGGTTGAACGaacgatataataatattcataccgatttttttttccattcACTCATTTATAAAAACGATTTACTCTTCCGTATCACAATTCATTTTATCACAAATCGTGGCTTATTATATTCAACAATTTTTTAACACCTTGTTTTCCGGGATTTACAAtcttacaaatttaattaccCATTTGAAAATGGAGATGGCCTGAtggtaattaattttattctacATTCCCTACTCCTCTCTACCGTATACCCTATTTCAGCACCCTGTATCTTAACCTCAAGGCTTATACAATGCCTGTAATACTAATAAATAGACACctacatttataaacattaaatataaaacggACTAATTAATTTTTCAAGGATTCTGATAAAATTGACACTTAGAATTTGATTTAACCGGCTATCTCTATCGTATTCGTGTGTATTATTTAAGAGAAATCACTACATTTCTCCCCCAAGCCCCATGAAAAAAGGACTAACTCCTGACTGacttaagttatttttttatttttatatgttttttatgtttatgtaagGATATACTATTATGATTGTTTGGTTCGTGAGTGTATTGTGCGTAAATCAACTGTGGGACAAGCCGTGTACTAAAAAAAGTGAGatagttataaaaaagtaataaaatacgctacaacttttatattttgtcatcgttgattttgattatttcattaaaaaaatgtggaAATAAACTAAGTGTAAAATGTACATGCACTATTGAGCTTTTCTTCGTGTGActaactaaaattaataaaattattctaatGAACTAAAACATCATAAAGCTAAAAAGCCTAGCTAAAAGTAATGCCacagaataattttatttcgggtctaaaaataataatagtaaaaagtagattttgtatataaaaatCAAATTATTAATCTCATTGGCCTTACTTGCAATTCGTGTAATGGGTCTATCTAATGACTTATTTACCCATAAGTTATTGAACTTAGCCGAGTCCAGCCCGCTTAAGTAATAGTCTCCAGTTCGCATATTTCaatctgaaaataaaacaaataaaataataaaaaaaca
The Plutella xylostella chromosome 24, ilPluXylo3.1, whole genome shotgun sequence DNA segment above includes these coding regions:
- the LOC119691928 gene encoding endocuticle structural glycoprotein ABD-4-like, with translation MFSRVAVFFVLSSTCVVLGQQSDDIIRNDFEGPNPDGSYKWALQTEGGIFHEQRGSQAPPGGAGEVVEGQYQYTAPDGQIIRLLYKADETGFHPVGDHLPTPPPIPPAIQRALDYLASLPPRADNDYNY